In Falco biarmicus isolate bFalBia1 chromosome 5, bFalBia1.pri, whole genome shotgun sequence, a single genomic region encodes these proteins:
- the LOC130150475 gene encoding histone H2A type 2-C, protein MSGRGKQGGKARAKAKSRSSRAGLQFPVGRVHRLLRKGNYAERVGAGAPVYLAAVLEYLTAEILELAGNAARDNKKTRIIPRHLQLAIRNDEELNKLLGKVTIAQGGVLPNIQAVLLPKKTESHKAKSK, encoded by the coding sequence ATGTCCGGCCGCGGGAAGCAGGGCGGGAAGGCGCGGGCCAAGGCCAAGTCGCGCTCGTCGCGGGCCGGGCTGCAGTTCCCCGTGGGCCGCGTGCACCGGCTGCTGCGCAAGGGCAACTACGCGGAGCGGGTGGGCGCCGGCGCCCCGGTGTACCTGGCGGCCGTGCTGGAGTACCTGACGGCCGAGATCCTGGAGCTGGCGGGCAACGCGGCCCGCGACAACAAGAAGACGCGCATCATCCCCCGCCACCTGCAGCTCGCCATCCGCAACGACGAGGAGCTCAACAAGCTGCTGGGCAAGGTGACCATCGCGCAGGGCGGCGTGCTGCCCAACATCCAGGCCGTGCTGCTGCCCAAGAAGACAGAGAGCCACAAAGCCAAGAGCAAGTAA